Proteins from one Bacteroides zhangwenhongii genomic window:
- a CDS encoding aceric acid hydrolase has protein sequence MKQIKLLLLLASASVTGALAQSNGLTDMSQSRFAKMANTGIGAVHWTDGFWGDRFQVFSRTSLQSMWNTWNAPEISHGFRNFEIAAGVCKGEHWGPPFHDGDMYKWMEGVASVYAVNKDPELDKLMDNFITCVVKAQRADGYIHTPVIIEELNKGIDSHTTALGDQHKQTVIGTKVGDENEKGAFANRLNFETYNLGHLMMAGIVHRRATGKTTLFDAAVKATDFLCHFYETASAELARNAICPSHYMGVVEMYRATGNPRYLELSKNLIDIRGMVENGTDDNQDRIPFRDQYRAMGHAVRANYLYAGVADVYAETGEQQLMKNLTSIWNDIVTRKMYVTGACGALYDGTSPDGTCYEPDSIQKVHQSYGRPYQLPNSTAHNETCANIGNMLFNWRMLEVTGDAKYADLVETCLYNSVLSGISLDGKKYFYTNPLRISADLPYTLRWPKERTEYISCFCCPPNTLRTLCQAQNYAYTLSPEGIYCNLYGANTLTTTWKEKGEVALTQETDYPWDGNIRVTLDKVSRKAGTFSLFLRIPEWCEKATLTVNGQPLQVNAKANSYAEVNRAWKKGDVVELVMDMPVRLLEAHPLAEEIRNQVVVKRGPLVYCLENMDIANGEKIDNVLIPADIKLTPKKITIEGSPIVTLEGKARLASATSWEGVLYRPVVQAEKTVDIRLIPYYAWGNRGKGEMTVWMPLAR, from the coding sequence ATGAAACAGATAAAACTGTTACTTCTTTTAGCTTCCGCCTCCGTTACGGGAGCACTTGCGCAGAGCAATGGATTGACGGATATGAGTCAGAGCCGTTTTGCGAAAATGGCGAATACCGGAATCGGTGCCGTACATTGGACGGATGGATTCTGGGGAGATCGCTTTCAGGTATTTAGCCGGACTTCCCTGCAAAGTATGTGGAACACTTGGAACGCGCCGGAGATCTCTCACGGTTTCCGTAATTTTGAGATTGCTGCCGGGGTATGCAAAGGAGAGCATTGGGGACCTCCATTTCATGACGGAGATATGTATAAATGGATGGAAGGTGTGGCTTCTGTCTATGCAGTTAATAAAGATCCGGAGTTGGATAAGTTAATGGATAACTTTATTACTTGTGTTGTAAAAGCCCAACGTGCAGACGGTTATATACATACTCCTGTTATTATCGAAGAACTGAATAAAGGGATTGATTCCCATACAACAGCATTGGGTGATCAGCATAAACAGACGGTCATTGGAACGAAAGTAGGTGATGAGAATGAAAAAGGAGCTTTTGCCAATCGGCTGAACTTTGAGACTTATAATTTGGGACACTTGATGATGGCGGGTATTGTGCATCGTCGTGCTACCGGAAAGACTACTCTTTTCGATGCTGCTGTGAAAGCGACGGATTTCCTCTGTCATTTTTATGAAACGGCTTCTGCCGAACTGGCTCGCAATGCTATTTGTCCCTCTCATTATATGGGGGTAGTCGAAATGTACCGGGCTACCGGAAATCCCCGTTATCTGGAACTTTCAAAGAATCTGATTGATATCCGTGGCATGGTGGAGAACGGTACGGACGATAATCAGGACCGTATTCCTTTCCGCGATCAATATCGTGCGATGGGGCATGCCGTACGCGCCAACTATCTGTATGCCGGAGTAGCGGATGTATATGCAGAAACCGGTGAGCAGCAATTAATGAAGAACCTGACTAGTATCTGGAATGATATCGTGACCCGGAAAATGTATGTGACCGGTGCTTGCGGTGCTCTTTATGATGGTACATCACCCGATGGAACGTGTTATGAGCCGGATAGTATTCAGAAAGTGCATCAGAGTTATGGACGTCCTTATCAGCTGCCGAATAGCACTGCTCACAATGAAACGTGTGCCAATATCGGTAATATGCTGTTTAACTGGCGGATGCTGGAGGTGACAGGGGATGCGAAATATGCTGATCTTGTGGAGACTTGTCTTTATAACAGTGTATTGAGCGGTATTAGTCTGGATGGAAAGAAGTATTTCTACACGAATCCGCTTCGTATCAGTGCTGATCTTCCTTACACGCTTCGCTGGCCGAAGGAACGGACGGAATATATCAGTTGTTTCTGCTGTCCTCCGAACACATTGCGTACACTGTGCCAGGCACAAAACTATGCATATACATTGAGTCCGGAAGGGATTTATTGCAATTTGTATGGGGCAAATACATTGACAACGACTTGGAAAGAGAAGGGAGAAGTAGCTCTGACGCAGGAAACGGATTATCCTTGGGATGGAAATATACGTGTAACGTTGGATAAAGTTTCTCGTAAGGCGGGTACTTTCTCGCTCTTCTTACGTATTCCTGAATGGTGCGAAAAGGCTACGCTTACGGTGAATGGACAGCCGTTGCAAGTCAATGCGAAGGCAAATTCGTATGCGGAAGTAAATCGTGCATGGAAGAAGGGGGATGTAGTGGAGTTAGTGATGGATATGCCTGTGCGTTTGCTCGAAGCTCATCCGTTGGCAGAGGAGATTCGTAATCAGGTGGTAGTGAAGCGCGGACCGTTGGTTTATTGTCTGGAAAATATGGATATAGCTAATGGAGAGAAGATTGATAATGTATTGATTCCTGCTGATATAAAATTGACTCCGAAGAAGATCACGATTGAGGGTAGTCCGATTGTAACGCTCGAAGGCAAAGCGCGTCTGGCATCTGCAACTTCTTGGGAAGGGGTACTTTATCGTCCGGTGGTTCAGGCAGAGAAGACGGTGGATATTCGTTTGATTCCTTATTATGCCTGGGGAAATAGAGGAAAAGGAGAGATGACCGTATGGATGCCTCTTGCCAGATAA
- a CDS encoding linear amide C-N hydrolase has protein sequence MALLVAGAFFYQSPIKACTGITLKSQKDTTIVARTIEWGGSNLNSQYVIVPRGYTERSYTPDGIDGMSFTARYGYVGLAVEQKEFVAEGLNEAGLSAGLFYFPNYGQYEKYDSAKKAKSISDLQFVSWILGKCATVDEVKEAARKVHIINIDPRASTVHWRFADISGRQLVLEITNGELHFYENKLGVLTNSPGFEWHLTNLNNYVNLFPGTAPAQRLGNIELSSFGAGSGFLGIPGDVTPPSRFVRAAFYQATAPQQDTTLKTVLQCFQILNNFDIPEGIEFPLGQVPSDIPSATQWTSATDMNNRIIYFRTMYNSTIRSIDLRSIDFSKVHYRAVPMDTVKQQPIEKIKIMSE, from the coding sequence ATGGCATTGCTGGTTGCCGGCGCATTCTTTTATCAGTCTCCAATAAAAGCCTGTACCGGTATCACCTTAAAAAGTCAAAAGGACACAACAATTGTCGCACGCACTATCGAATGGGGAGGAAGTAATCTGAATAGTCAATATGTTATTGTTCCGCGAGGCTATACCGAACGGTCTTACACACCTGACGGGATTGACGGTATGTCTTTTACGGCACGTTATGGATATGTGGGGCTGGCTGTCGAACAAAAAGAGTTTGTTGCCGAAGGGCTGAACGAAGCCGGACTTTCGGCAGGATTATTCTATTTTCCGAATTATGGCCAATACGAAAAGTATGATTCTGCTAAAAAAGCGAAAAGCATCTCTGATCTACAGTTTGTCTCTTGGATATTAGGAAAATGTGCTACAGTGGATGAAGTAAAAGAGGCAGCCCGGAAGGTGCATATTATCAATATTGATCCACGCGCTTCGACTGTTCATTGGAGATTTGCAGATATTTCGGGACGCCAGCTCGTTCTTGAAATCACTAATGGCGAGCTACATTTTTATGAGAACAAACTGGGTGTGCTCACCAACTCTCCCGGTTTCGAATGGCATCTTACGAATCTGAACAATTATGTCAATTTGTTTCCCGGTACAGCTCCCGCACAACGGCTTGGCAACATTGAGTTGAGTTCTTTTGGCGCAGGAAGTGGTTTTCTTGGTATTCCAGGTGACGTGACTCCCCCATCCCGCTTTGTCCGTGCGGCTTTCTATCAGGCAACGGCTCCTCAACAGGATACAACTCTGAAAACGGTTCTTCAATGTTTTCAGATATTGAATAACTTCGATATACCCGAAGGTATAGAATTTCCGTTAGGACAAGTTCCTTCTGATATTCCAAGTGCCACGCAATGGACATCAGCAACGGATATGAATAACCGGATTATCTATTTCCGAACGATGTACAACAGTACGATACGCAGCATTGATTTGCGCTCTATTGATTTTTCCAAAGTGCATTATCGGGCTGTTCCAATGGATACCGTCAAGCAGCAGCCGATTGAAAAGATAAAAATAATGTCCGAGTAA
- a CDS encoding methylated-DNA--[protein]-cysteine S-methyltransferase, with protein METIKITRYQSPVGEMLVGSYGDKLCICDWAVEKRRGTIDRRIQRHLNAKYEEGTSDIIERAIGELEEYFAGHRKIFDIPVVFTGSEFQCTVWEELMKIPYGTTISYGELARRIHNPKAVRAVASANATNPISIFVPCHRVIGSNHKLTGYGGGLDAKKGLLELECSKTMGLGLW; from the coding sequence ATGGAAACTATAAAGATTACACGATATCAATCGCCCGTGGGCGAGATGCTTGTCGGTTCTTACGGCGATAAGCTGTGTATTTGCGATTGGGCGGTGGAGAAACGACGAGGTACGATAGACCGTCGCATACAGCGACATCTGAATGCGAAGTACGAAGAGGGGACTTCCGACATCATCGAACGGGCAATCGGTGAACTCGAAGAATATTTTGCCGGACACCGTAAGATATTCGACATTCCCGTTGTCTTTACCGGCTCGGAATTTCAATGCACCGTATGGGAAGAACTGATGAAAATACCCTATGGAACGACCATATCTTATGGCGAGCTTGCCCGCCGCATCCATAACCCGAAGGCTGTGCGTGCAGTCGCATCGGCCAATGCCACCAATCCTATCTCTATCTTTGTTCCCTGCCATCGGGTAATCGGCAGCAATCATAAACTTACGGGGTACGGAGGTGGTCTCGATGCGAAAAAAGGATTATTGGAGTTGGAATGTTCTAAAACGATGGGGCTCGGTTTATGGTAG